The following proteins come from a genomic window of Candidatus Bathyarchaeia archaeon:
- a CDS encoding Lrp/AsnC family transcriptional regulator → MGLRIKLAEKKLKLDEIDRKILNLLQEDARRSFKDMAQRAGVSEATVFVRVRKLVKNGVIKAFKAILDPAIVGKGTLAFIMVKANPSEYTNVLQKLKDMRDVYEIYDVTGPNYAILKVRTESPERLAELIDQVGAIRGVESTETSMVLRNVKEELSLKL, encoded by the coding sequence GTGGGGTTGCGTATAAAGTTGGCGGAGAAAAAGTTGAAGTTGGATGAAATTGACAGAAAGATCCTCAACCTCCTACAGGAGGACGCGAGAAGATCCTTCAAGGACATGGCTCAGAGAGCTGGGGTAAGCGAGGCCACCGTGTTCGTAAGGGTGAGAAAGCTGGTTAAAAACGGTGTAATCAAGGCCTTCAAAGCCATCTTGGACCCCGCCATCGTGGGGAAGGGGACTTTGGCCTTCATCATGGTAAAAGCGAACCCATCCGAGTACACCAATGTTCTTCAAAAGCTCAAGGATATGAGGGATGTGTATGAAATCTACGATGTCACAGGGCCGAACTACGCTATTTTAAAGGTTAGAACCGAAAGCCCTGAAAGGCTCGCCGAGCTCATAGACCAAGTAGGCGCCATCAGGGGTGTTGAAAGCACTGAAACCTCTATGGTGCTCAGAAACGTGAAAGAAGAGCTTTCCCTCAAGCTTTAG
- a CDS encoding ATP-binding cassette domain-containing protein, which translates to MKAVDGVCFKVEEGEIFGLVGESGSGKTTIARLILGLETPTSGAILFEGVDITGLVDPKALKRYRMMMGSVFQDPYDSLNPMMNVYRILSEPLDVAGFEASKAGKLRMVVEALRSVRLTPPEDFLYKYPHELSGGQRQRISLARSVMLNPKLLVADEPLSMLDVSLRADMLNLMEEMKNQHRLTILFITHDLAAARHLCDRIAVIYKGKIVETGPSDKIFQHPQHPYTKALKESVPQIGRALQPIPPTFIEPSRDGS; encoded by the coding sequence GTGAAGGCTGTTGACGGGGTGTGCTTCAAGGTCGAGGAAGGAGAGATCTTCGGATTAGTGGGTGAAAGTGGCAGCGGAAAGACCACTATCGCTAGGCTGATCCTCGGCCTAGAAACCCCTACTTCAGGCGCCATCCTTTTCGAAGGGGTTGACATCACTGGGCTTGTAGACCCGAAAGCCTTAAAGCGGTATAGGATGATGATGGGAAGTGTTTTCCAAGACCCCTACGACTCCCTTAACCCGATGATGAACGTGTATAGAATTCTCTCCGAGCCATTGGATGTCGCGGGATTTGAAGCCAGTAAAGCCGGAAAGCTTCGAATGGTGGTGGAAGCCTTAAGGAGCGTGAGGCTTACGCCCCCTGAGGACTTCCTATACAAGTACCCTCACGAGCTTAGTGGGGGTCAGAGGCAGAGGATATCCCTGGCCAGGTCGGTGATGCTGAACCCTAAACTCCTCGTCGCCGACGAACCATTATCCATGCTGGACGTATCCTTAAGGGCGGACATGTTAAACCTCATGGAAGAGATGAAGAATCAGCATCGTTTAACCATCCTATTCATCACCCATGACCTGGCCGCGGCTCGGCATCTATGCGACAGAATAGCCGTGATCTATAAAGGAAAGATCGTGGAAACTGGGCCATCAGATAAAATCTTCCAACATCCCCAACACCCATACACGAAAGCCTTAAAGGAGTCGGTTCCTCAAATCGGCAGAGCCCTCCAACCCATTCCACCAACCTTCATAGAGCCTAGCCGCGATGGAAGTTAA
- a CDS encoding argininosuccinate synthase, giving the protein MSGKVVLAYSGGLDTSIAVRWIKEKYDLEVITVTVDVGQGEDCQALERKALTVGAVKHYYVDARKEFIEKYVYPAVKANALYQGKYPLSTALSRPLIAEKLLEVALKENAEAVAHGCSGKGNDQVRFEVTIKAKTPHLRILAPIREWGLTRTQEIEYAKKHGIPIPVDHGKPYSVDQNLWGRAVECGVLDDPYHEPPEEVYEWTQSAENAPEKPEVVEVSFEEGRPVALNGRRLDPVELVTWLNKLAGKHGVGRIDHVEDRLVGLKSREVYECPAAVTLIEAHRDLEKTVMTRHEAAFKEAVDREWCFLAYAGLWVDPLRTDLEAFINRVQERVTGDVKVKLYKGCASVVGRRSPHSLYDRGLIAYEAESLYQQRWGEGFVEIWGLPSRMAHEAASKQRGKPEVKAS; this is encoded by the coding sequence ATGAGCGGAAAGGTCGTGTTGGCGTACTCGGGGGGGTTAGACACATCTATCGCCGTGAGATGGATTAAGGAGAAATACGACTTAGAGGTCATCACGGTCACGGTGGATGTTGGGCAGGGAGAAGACTGCCAGGCCTTGGAGCGGAAGGCCCTCACGGTAGGAGCCGTCAAACACTACTACGTGGACGCGAGAAAAGAGTTCATCGAGAAATATGTTTACCCAGCGGTGAAGGCTAACGCCCTCTACCAGGGGAAATATCCTCTCAGCACAGCTCTCTCCAGGCCTCTGATCGCGGAGAAGCTGTTGGAAGTGGCGTTGAAAGAAAACGCGGAGGCTGTGGCCCATGGATGCAGCGGCAAGGGGAACGATCAGGTTAGGTTCGAGGTGACCATCAAGGCTAAAACTCCCCATTTAAGAATACTAGCACCCATTAGGGAGTGGGGGCTCACCCGAACCCAGGAGATCGAGTACGCTAAGAAGCATGGAATACCCATTCCCGTAGACCACGGCAAACCATACAGCGTCGACCAAAACCTATGGGGCAGGGCCGTTGAATGTGGCGTCCTAGACGATCCGTATCATGAGCCTCCTGAAGAAGTATACGAGTGGACCCAGTCGGCTGAAAACGCCCCAGAGAAGCCTGAGGTCGTGGAAGTCTCCTTCGAGGAGGGAAGACCGGTCGCCTTAAACGGGCGAAGATTAGACCCAGTCGAACTAGTCACGTGGTTGAATAAGCTCGCTGGAAAACATGGCGTAGGGCGGATCGACCATGTTGAGGACAGGCTGGTGGGGTTGAAGTCGAGAGAAGTCTACGAGTGTCCAGCGGCTGTGACCCTGATCGAGGCTCATCGAGACTTGGAGAAAACGGTGATGACGAGGCATGAAGCCGCCTTCAAGGAAGCAGTAGACAGGGAGTGGTGTTTTCTCGCCTACGCTGGACTATGGGTGGATCCGCTGAGAACGGACTTGGAGGCCTTTATCAACAGGGTTCAGGAAAGGGTGACCGGCGATGTGAAAGTCAAGCTCTACAAGGGATGCGCCTCCGTCGTTGGGAGGAGGTCTCCCCATTCGCTGTACGATCGAGGTCTCATCGCCTACGAGGCTGAAAGCCTCTACCAGCAACGGTGGGGCGAAGGCTTCGTCGAGATATGGGGACTGCCTTCTAGGATGGCCCATGAAGCCGCTTCGAAGCAACGCGGAAAACCCGAGGTTAAGGCTTCTTGA
- a CDS encoding ABC transporter ATP-binding protein, with product MLEVEGLSVSYLTREGEVKALEEVSLSVGEGESVALVGESGCGKSTLAYTVMRLLPSNAVVKAGSVKLDGVDVLNIAEEEFRSKFRWKKVAYIPQGSFNALNPVLKISDQIAETILTHEHPVAEEAHLKAKGLLKLVGIPEALADAYPHQLSGGMRQRTVMAMALTCHPRLLIADEPTTALDVVVQAQVMSVLKSMAKNLKLSLMLITHDIALAASTCEKITVMYAGNIVETQPTEDFVKKPLHPYSRLLMDTIPHIHGPKRRLTTIPGDPPDMRNPPQGCRFHPRCPWVQSECQRVKPPLNTLGKRAQVACHHPLSRGDKQRRS from the coding sequence TTGCTGGAGGTTGAGGGATTATCAGTATCCTACCTAACCCGTGAAGGGGAAGTGAAAGCCTTAGAGGAGGTATCCCTCAGCGTGGGTGAAGGGGAATCAGTGGCGCTGGTTGGGGAGTCGGGTTGCGGCAAGTCCACCCTCGCATATACGGTGATGCGTTTGCTTCCATCCAACGCGGTGGTTAAGGCTGGGTCCGTCAAGCTGGATGGAGTGGACGTCCTCAACATTGCCGAAGAAGAGTTTCGATCCAAATTCAGGTGGAAAAAGGTGGCCTACATCCCTCAAGGCTCCTTCAACGCCTTAAACCCCGTGCTTAAGATATCGGATCAAATCGCTGAAACCATCCTCACCCATGAACATCCAGTAGCAGAGGAGGCCCACCTCAAGGCGAAGGGCCTCCTCAAACTGGTGGGAATCCCAGAGGCCTTGGCTGACGCTTATCCCCACCAGCTCAGCGGGGGGATGAGGCAGCGTACGGTGATGGCCATGGCCCTCACATGCCATCCCAGGTTGCTCATCGCCGACGAGCCCACCACAGCCCTAGACGTCGTCGTTCAAGCCCAGGTTATGAGCGTGTTAAAATCCATGGCCAAGAACCTTAAACTCTCCCTCATGTTGATAACCCACGACATAGCTCTCGCCGCTTCAACTTGTGAGAAGATCACCGTCATGTATGCGGGGAACATCGTGGAAACCCAGCCCACTGAAGACTTCGTCAAAAAACCCCTCCACCCATATTCTCGGCTACTAATGGACACCATACCTCACATTCACGGACCTAAAAGGAGGCTTACCACCATACCGGGAGATCCGCCAGACATGAGGAACCCTCCACAGGGATGTCGATTCCATCCCCGATGCCCATGGGTCCAGTCCGAATGCCAGAGAGTTAAGCCTCCTTTAAACACCCTTGGAAAAAGGGCACAAGTCGCTTGCCACCATCCTCTGTCAAGAGGCGATAAACAACGCCGCTCCTAG
- the cofE gene encoding coenzyme F420-0:L-glutamate ligase codes for MIVQGIKTPLITPGTRLEEVVLSALKREGLNLKDGDILVVASKLVSTCEGRVVKLSEVKPSAEAKKLSKKYGLKPEFVEVVLREADDVLGGVFRALLTIKHGVLIANAGADLSNAPPGHAVLWPRNPQRAAQRLKQSLSSAFNVRIAVIIADSRTTPLRLGTTGLAIAVAGLTPVRDYRGRLDLYGVALQVTRVNTADDLASAAHLAMGESAERTPLALIRDHGLQLTEGKANPKMKIPWDQCLYMKVLRESFKKSPSSRRISRRRNP; via the coding sequence TTGATCGTTCAAGGGATAAAAACCCCCCTCATTACCCCGGGTACTAGGCTTGAGGAAGTAGTTCTCTCCGCATTAAAAAGAGAAGGATTAAACCTGAAGGATGGGGACATTCTCGTAGTGGCCAGCAAGCTTGTCTCCACATGCGAAGGAAGGGTCGTAAAGCTCAGCGAAGTCAAGCCAAGCGCCGAGGCGAAGAAACTTTCAAAAAAATACGGGTTAAAGCCAGAGTTTGTGGAAGTTGTTTTAAGGGAGGCCGACGATGTTCTAGGCGGAGTCTTCAGAGCCCTCCTAACCATAAAGCATGGCGTCCTTATAGCCAACGCTGGAGCAGACCTCTCCAACGCCCCGCCAGGCCACGCCGTCCTCTGGCCAAGAAACCCTCAGCGAGCCGCTCAAAGGCTTAAGCAAAGCCTGAGCTCAGCCTTCAATGTGAGGATCGCCGTCATCATCGCCGACAGCAGGACAACACCCCTAAGGCTTGGAACTACCGGTTTAGCCATCGCCGTTGCAGGCCTAACCCCTGTAAGAGATTATCGGGGTAGACTGGACCTGTACGGGGTCGCTCTCCAAGTAACAAGGGTGAACACGGCCGACGACCTCGCCTCTGCAGCCCACCTCGCGATGGGGGAAAGCGCGGAGAGGACACCCTTAGCCTTAATCAGGGACCACGGCCTACAGCTCACAGAGGGGAAAGCGAACCCAAAAATGAAGATTCCATGGGACCAATGCCTATACATGAAGGTATTAAGGGAATCGTTTAAAAAGTCTCCTTCGAGTCGTCGAATCAGTCGGCGGAGAAACCCCTAG